In the genome of Sorangium aterium, one region contains:
- a CDS encoding glycosyltransferase family 4 protein codes for MKVLVFTHHYPSTRLPTMAPYSYHTYRALARRCELRLVAPIPWWTRARGASRELFGGTREAHTGIDALFPTYWSIPGLPSLHAQALRASLRRTMAGLRREFPYDAILAAWAYPDTVAAEAFAREAGVPVVTTVLGSDINEQPRNAALRAQIAPALQRCARVVAVSGALGERLVELGVPRERVVVQHNAVDGARFAIRDRAEPRRRFGVPADAKVVLYAGYHVPEKGVDVLVDAMAHLDRAGRRDIHLMMVGGGELLEPLRAKVSALGLGDRVRLFGWALPVEIPDYMAACDVFCLPSRREGCPNVVLEALASGRPVVGTRVGGVPELVREGHGGNGLLVPPGDPGALGAALTRAMDTAWEPEALRGSVGALSWDVVGERYHALLKEVLSEQSGRGPG; via the coding sequence ATGAAGGTACTGGTCTTCACCCATCATTACCCTTCCACGCGGCTGCCGACGATGGCGCCGTACAGCTATCACACGTACAGGGCGCTCGCGCGCCGCTGCGAGCTCCGGCTCGTGGCCCCGATCCCCTGGTGGACGCGCGCGCGCGGGGCGTCACGGGAGCTCTTCGGCGGCACGCGCGAGGCGCACACCGGCATCGACGCGCTGTTCCCCACGTACTGGTCGATCCCGGGGCTGCCGAGCCTGCACGCGCAGGCGCTCCGCGCATCGCTCCGGCGCACGATGGCGGGGCTGCGGCGCGAGTTCCCGTACGACGCGATCCTGGCCGCGTGGGCCTATCCCGACACCGTCGCCGCGGAGGCGTTCGCGCGGGAGGCGGGGGTGCCTGTCGTCACGACGGTGCTCGGCAGCGACATCAACGAGCAGCCGAGGAACGCCGCGCTGCGGGCCCAGATCGCGCCGGCGCTCCAGCGCTGCGCCCGGGTGGTCGCGGTGAGCGGGGCGCTCGGAGAGCGCCTGGTCGAGCTCGGGGTGCCGCGGGAGCGCGTCGTGGTGCAGCACAACGCGGTCGATGGCGCGCGGTTCGCGATCCGGGATCGGGCCGAGCCGCGGCGGCGCTTCGGCGTCCCGGCGGACGCGAAGGTGGTGCTGTACGCCGGTTATCACGTGCCCGAGAAGGGCGTGGACGTCCTCGTGGACGCGATGGCGCACCTCGACCGGGCGGGCCGCCGCGACATTCACCTGATGATGGTGGGCGGTGGCGAGCTGCTCGAGCCGCTGCGCGCGAAGGTGAGCGCGCTCGGCCTGGGCGATCGCGTGCGGCTGTTCGGCTGGGCGCTGCCCGTCGAGATCCCGGACTACATGGCCGCGTGCGACGTGTTCTGCCTGCCGAGCCGCCGCGAGGGCTGCCCGAACGTCGTCCTGGAGGCGCTCGCCTCGGGCCGCCCCGTCGTCGGAACCCGTGTCGGCGGAGTGCCGGAGCTCGTCCGCGAAGGGCACGGGGGCAATGGCCTCCTCGTCCCTCCCGGCGATCCCGGGGCGCTCGGGGCCGCGTTGACGCGAGCGATGGACACGGCATGGGAGCCGGAGGCCCTGCGGGGCAGCGTGGGGGCTCTGTCATGGGACGTCGTGGGGGAGCGCTATCACGCGCTCCTGAAAGAGGTCCTCAGCGAACAGAGCGGTCGCGGGCCGGGCTGA
- the glgX gene encoding glycogen debranching protein GlgX, with translation MSHKRKGLRPGDPYPLGATWDGIGTQFALFSENAEAVDLCLVDDEGNEQRLPMRHRTSLVWHVYVPEVGPGQKYAYRVHGPWAPERGLRFNPRVRLLDPYAKALASRVQWDAGAFAHRSGEPDGDLAMAEGEALGAPLGVVIDPSFDWGGDRRPYVPFHRSVIYEAHVRGLTMQHPEIPEELRGTYLGIAHPAIIGYLRYLGITAIELLPVHAFVHEKFLLDKGLRNYWGYHSIGFFAPDVGYRAGAEVASEVRQFKEMVKALHAAGIEVILDVVYNHTAEGNHLGPTLSLRGIDNPTYYRLVPGNERYYFDYTGTGNTLNVRHPQTLQLIMDSLRYWVLEMHVDGFRFDLAAALARGLHDVDQLSSFFTIIHQDPVLSQVKLIAEPWDVGPGGYQVGNFPVRWAEWNGRYRDTLRDFWRGSGGIASDLGFRITGSSDLYENSGRKPYTSINFVTAHDGFTLADLVSYNEKHNEANGEGGCDGADDNRSWNCGVEGPTDDPEILKLRARQARNIMASLLFSQGTPMILHGDERGRTQEGNNNGYCQDSPLTWQPWGWDESSRALLEFTRKCLRIRHEHPALRRSIFFKGRPIRGGKTYDIQWYRPDGELMTDEDWSNPFTQCVGVFLSGEGLDDVDEAGDRLVDDDFVLLLNASPCDLGFLLPFADDARPWQLLVDTHDDAAVETRRGGEETALTSRSLKLFLRSRRGA, from the coding sequence ATGAGCCACAAGCGCAAAGGATTGCGCCCGGGGGATCCGTACCCGCTGGGCGCGACATGGGACGGTATTGGAACGCAGTTCGCCCTCTTTTCGGAGAACGCCGAGGCGGTGGATCTGTGCCTCGTCGACGATGAGGGGAACGAGCAACGCCTGCCGATGCGTCACCGCACCTCCCTCGTCTGGCACGTCTACGTGCCGGAGGTCGGGCCCGGGCAGAAATACGCGTATCGCGTGCACGGCCCGTGGGCGCCGGAGCGGGGGTTGCGCTTCAACCCGCGGGTGCGCCTGCTCGATCCGTACGCGAAGGCGCTCGCCTCGCGGGTCCAGTGGGACGCGGGCGCGTTCGCCCACCGGAGCGGCGAGCCCGACGGCGACCTCGCCATGGCCGAGGGGGAGGCGCTCGGCGCCCCGCTCGGCGTCGTCATCGACCCGTCCTTCGACTGGGGCGGGGACCGGCGCCCGTACGTGCCGTTCCACCGCAGCGTCATCTACGAGGCGCACGTCCGCGGCCTGACGATGCAACACCCGGAGATCCCCGAGGAGCTCCGCGGGACCTACCTTGGCATCGCCCACCCGGCCATCATCGGATACCTGCGGTATCTCGGCATCACGGCCATCGAGCTCCTGCCCGTGCACGCCTTCGTGCACGAGAAATTCCTGCTCGACAAGGGGCTCCGGAACTACTGGGGATACCACTCGATAGGCTTCTTCGCGCCGGACGTCGGGTACCGCGCAGGCGCCGAGGTGGCGTCGGAGGTGCGTCAGTTCAAGGAGATGGTGAAGGCGCTCCACGCCGCCGGCATCGAGGTCATCCTCGATGTCGTCTACAACCACACGGCGGAGGGCAACCACCTGGGCCCGACGCTGAGCCTGCGCGGCATCGACAACCCGACCTACTACCGCCTCGTCCCTGGCAACGAGCGCTACTATTTCGACTACACGGGCACGGGGAACACCCTCAACGTGCGTCACCCGCAGACGCTCCAGCTGATCATGGACTCCTTGCGGTACTGGGTCCTCGAGATGCACGTGGACGGGTTCCGCTTCGACCTCGCGGCGGCGCTGGCGCGCGGCCTCCACGACGTCGACCAGCTCTCGAGCTTCTTCACGATCATCCACCAGGACCCGGTGCTCAGCCAGGTGAAGCTCATCGCCGAGCCCTGGGACGTGGGCCCCGGCGGCTACCAGGTGGGCAATTTCCCGGTGCGCTGGGCGGAGTGGAACGGCCGTTATCGGGACACGCTGCGGGACTTCTGGCGGGGCTCCGGCGGCATCGCCTCCGATCTCGGGTTCCGGATCACGGGGAGCAGCGACCTCTACGAGAACAGCGGGCGCAAGCCGTACACGAGCATCAACTTCGTCACGGCCCACGACGGCTTCACCCTGGCGGATCTCGTCTCCTACAACGAGAAGCACAACGAGGCGAACGGGGAGGGGGGCTGCGACGGCGCCGACGACAACCGCTCGTGGAACTGCGGCGTCGAGGGGCCGACCGACGACCCCGAGATCCTGAAGCTGCGGGCGCGGCAGGCGCGGAACATCATGGCGTCGCTCCTGTTCTCGCAGGGGACTCCGATGATCCTCCACGGCGATGAGCGGGGGCGCACGCAGGAGGGGAACAACAACGGCTACTGCCAGGACAGCCCGCTCACGTGGCAGCCGTGGGGCTGGGACGAATCGTCGCGCGCGCTGCTGGAGTTCACGCGCAAATGCCTCCGCATCCGGCACGAGCACCCAGCGCTCAGGCGCTCGATCTTCTTCAAGGGGCGCCCGATCCGCGGCGGCAAGACCTACGATATCCAGTGGTACCGCCCGGACGGGGAGCTCATGACCGACGAGGACTGGTCGAACCCGTTCACGCAGTGCGTCGGCGTGTTCCTGTCGGGAGAGGGGCTCGACGACGTGGACGAGGCGGGCGATCGGCTGGTCGACGACGACTTCGTCCTGCTGCTCAACGCGTCGCCGTGCGACCTGGGCTTCCTCCTCCCCTTCGCCGACGATGCCAGGCCGTGGCAGCTCCTCGTGGACACCCACGACGACGCCGCGGTCGAGACGCGGAGGGGCGGGGAAGAGACGGCGCTGACGTCGCGCTCGCTCAAGCTCTTCCTCCGGAGCAGGCGAGGCGCCTAG
- a CDS encoding GNAT family N-acetyltransferase: MARARTPSRSNHELVFRSARKGEEGTLATVAYRAFQAGDPEAWLRYFTEHAHLALDNVIVAETDGQLVGYVASLDLTMSFAGADVPFQGLSSVAVLPEFRRRGIADRLVRESLRRMRRRGEALTLLHPFRLSFYRRFGFGVCELRDVVRTSPDRLPDSVLRRHVRAFSRPRDEPLIKQAYDVARADTTGQLKRSDYWWDVRVFKRSPSGAVYVDPGSKAIAGYLFFDVPEGGAYGAQQLVVRELHAPTPGAYRGLIGFLGALGDQYEVVELTLPRGQGAPLLDEPGIRDEPIVYETAARHPAGLCPPAHTAQRRSVLGLTAAGAMGRIVDVAAALALHPSPRKHGVRGAIGVDVEDPVFTDAPRAFDVTFAARGVQTAPGSTAGDRLSLSIERLTQIYFGAASARDLLGQGFVVGSAKAAALLDAAFAGPPLFLGTFNAF; this comes from the coding sequence ATGGCCCGCGCCCGCACCCCGAGCCGTTCCAACCATGAGCTCGTGTTTCGCAGCGCCCGCAAGGGCGAGGAGGGCACCCTCGCGACGGTCGCCTACCGCGCGTTCCAGGCGGGTGATCCAGAGGCGTGGCTGCGGTATTTCACCGAGCACGCGCACCTCGCCCTCGACAACGTGATCGTCGCGGAGACCGACGGCCAGCTCGTCGGGTACGTCGCCTCGCTCGACCTGACGATGAGCTTCGCGGGCGCGGACGTGCCGTTCCAGGGCCTCTCGTCCGTGGCGGTGCTCCCGGAGTTCCGCCGCCGGGGCATCGCGGATCGGCTCGTCCGCGAGAGCCTCCGCCGCATGCGCCGCCGGGGCGAGGCGCTCACCCTGCTCCACCCTTTCCGGCTCTCGTTCTACCGGAGGTTCGGCTTCGGCGTCTGCGAGCTCCGCGACGTCGTGCGCACCTCGCCCGATCGGCTCCCGGACTCGGTGCTGCGCCGCCACGTGCGGGCCTTCTCCCGCCCGCGGGACGAGCCGCTCATCAAGCAGGCCTACGACGTCGCGCGGGCCGACACGACGGGGCAGCTGAAGCGGAGCGACTACTGGTGGGACGTGCGCGTCTTCAAGCGCTCTCCGAGCGGCGCCGTCTACGTGGATCCGGGCTCCAAGGCGATCGCCGGCTACCTGTTCTTCGACGTCCCGGAGGGCGGCGCCTACGGCGCCCAGCAGCTGGTCGTCCGCGAGCTCCACGCGCCGACGCCGGGCGCTTACCGGGGGCTCATCGGCTTCCTCGGCGCGCTCGGCGATCAGTACGAGGTCGTGGAGCTGACGCTCCCGCGCGGCCAGGGCGCGCCGCTGCTCGACGAGCCCGGCATCCGCGACGAGCCGATCGTGTACGAGACGGCGGCCCGGCACCCCGCCGGCCTGTGCCCGCCCGCGCACACGGCGCAGCGGCGCAGCGTCCTCGGCCTGACGGCGGCGGGCGCGATGGGGCGCATCGTCGACGTCGCCGCCGCGCTCGCGCTGCACCCGTCGCCGCGGAAGCACGGCGTCCGCGGCGCCATCGGCGTCGACGTCGAGGACCCCGTGTTCACGGACGCGCCGCGCGCCTTCGACGTCACCTTCGCGGCGCGCGGCGTCCAGACGGCGCCCGGCAGCACGGCGGGAGACCGCCTCTCGCTCTCCATCGAGCGGCTCACGCAGATCTATTTCGGCGCCGCCTCGGCGCGCGATCTCCTGGGCCAGGGCTTCGTGGTGGGCAGCGCCAAGGCGGCCGCCCTCCTCGACGCCGCGTTCGCCGGCCCCCCCCTCTTCCTCGGCACCTTCAACGCGTTCTGA
- a CDS encoding serine/threonine-protein kinase, with product MRLEPGSHVAPHLTLDSLLRMGGVGSIWTAHHLGLGKEVAVKFISASLATDATAVARFHREGALMTRIKSPHVAEVYEHGVAANGLSYIVMELLRGEELSDLLARAGRLPLEETLALVSQLCAGLTAAHKLGIIHRDITPQHVFLADTDGGTCVKLLDFGVARGDVDPDGTTLTNTGAVVGSLVYMSPEQFFNPKLVDGRSDLWSVGVMAYHALTGAPPFEQKGIEALLGAIRIGTFSPPSQRCAEITPALDAWFVKALAREPSGRFGSAEEMSEALRRAAAGPPGPGSAPPKVD from the coding sequence ATGCGGCTTGAGCCTGGATCCCACGTAGCGCCGCACCTGACGCTCGACAGCCTCCTCCGGATGGGAGGCGTCGGCAGCATCTGGACGGCGCATCACCTCGGGCTCGGCAAGGAGGTCGCCGTCAAGTTCATCTCTGCGTCGCTCGCGACCGATGCGACCGCGGTCGCCCGGTTCCACCGCGAAGGCGCGCTCATGACGAGGATCAAGAGCCCCCACGTGGCCGAGGTGTACGAGCACGGCGTCGCCGCCAACGGCCTCTCGTACATCGTGATGGAGCTGCTGCGGGGCGAGGAGCTGTCCGACCTGCTAGCGCGCGCCGGGCGCCTCCCCCTGGAGGAGACACTCGCCCTCGTCTCGCAGCTCTGCGCGGGGCTCACCGCCGCGCACAAGCTCGGCATCATTCACCGGGACATCACGCCACAGCACGTCTTCCTCGCCGACACCGACGGAGGCACCTGCGTCAAGCTGCTCGATTTCGGGGTCGCCAGGGGGGATGTCGACCCGGATGGGACCACGCTGACGAACACGGGCGCGGTGGTCGGCAGCCTCGTTTATATGAGCCCGGAGCAGTTCTTCAACCCGAAGCTGGTCGACGGCCGCTCGGATCTCTGGTCCGTGGGCGTCATGGCCTACCACGCGCTCACCGGCGCGCCGCCGTTCGAGCAGAAGGGGATCGAGGCCCTCCTCGGCGCCATCCGGATCGGCACCTTCTCGCCTCCGAGCCAGCGTTGCGCCGAGATCACGCCTGCCCTCGACGCGTGGTTCGTCAAGGCGCTTGCCCGTGAGCCGTCCGGCCGCTTCGGATCGGCCGAGGAGATGTCCGAAGCGCTCCGCCGGGCCGCCGCCGGGCCGCCGGGCCCAGGGAGCGCGCCTCCCAAGGTAGATTGA
- a CDS encoding Rieske (2Fe-2S) protein, which yields MKSDWIDLGPLSEFSAEVPVLRKDDAGRRFACVLRGGEVHALDDRCPHQGYPLSQGALRDGVLTCAWHNWKFELASGACTFGGEPVRRYATRIDDGRVQLNRAVDTAAEVRRLVAGLREAVVRDEPARALREGLRLGALGLHRGETGLGSLHLAFEVLARDGAERAEYGFDHGLALLADLCAWVERGRIPAEEAFVVAAHAIGEASTRLGPRGKGHGKVGARSPLARIADFELDEPTKVSEALAAERRDEAEARMRELVEIRGTAGARRALMPFVAQHLYDYGHGAIFLSKALELAERFSSAADEVLAASTVQLAWATADTSLPPFTATRAALARLADLALPGPDGAAAATRPDAAPLEGAERAAFEAEVLAGEQPAVEATVRWLARGAGPLALLGAIGHAAAVRLARFDSAWEARLDAEVGVLDVTHAVTFAEAAAALGREALPREAAQLAVLAAGFVGKLRKADAAAPQASATTAATRARGGGLLQAVEARDVGAALAIARELDAAGRRRAFAELAPFAAFDAAVRPIFTAHAVKTLEALERLESSDPRPDGAYLAALLTHVVPVRRELSARRIAAVAKKFMSDGRPPDGLY from the coding sequence ATGAAGTCGGACTGGATCGATCTGGGCCCCCTCTCCGAATTTTCGGCGGAGGTGCCCGTGCTGCGCAAGGACGACGCGGGGCGGCGCTTCGCCTGCGTCCTCCGGGGCGGCGAGGTCCACGCGCTCGACGATCGCTGCCCGCACCAGGGTTACCCGCTCTCGCAGGGCGCGCTGCGCGACGGCGTGCTGACCTGCGCGTGGCACAACTGGAAGTTCGAGCTCGCCTCGGGCGCCTGCACGTTCGGCGGCGAGCCCGTGCGGCGCTACGCCACCCGCATCGACGACGGGCGCGTACAGCTCAACCGGGCCGTCGACACCGCGGCCGAGGTGCGGCGCCTCGTCGCCGGCCTGCGGGAGGCCGTCGTGCGCGACGAGCCGGCGCGCGCCCTGCGCGAGGGCCTCCGGCTGGGCGCGCTCGGGCTCCACCGGGGGGAGACCGGCCTCGGCAGCCTGCACCTCGCGTTCGAGGTGCTCGCCAGGGACGGGGCGGAGCGCGCCGAGTACGGCTTCGATCACGGCCTCGCCCTGCTCGCGGACCTCTGCGCCTGGGTCGAGCGCGGCAGGATCCCCGCCGAGGAAGCGTTCGTGGTCGCCGCCCACGCGATCGGCGAGGCGTCGACCCGGCTAGGCCCCCGCGGCAAGGGCCACGGCAAGGTGGGGGCCCGCTCGCCCCTCGCGCGCATCGCCGACTTCGAGCTCGACGAGCCGACGAAGGTGAGCGAGGCGCTCGCGGCGGAGCGCCGCGACGAGGCCGAGGCGCGGATGCGCGAGCTCGTCGAGATCCGCGGCACGGCCGGCGCGCGCCGCGCGCTCATGCCCTTCGTCGCGCAGCACCTGTACGACTACGGGCACGGCGCCATCTTCCTCTCGAAGGCGCTCGAGCTGGCCGAGCGGTTCTCGTCCGCCGCCGACGAGGTCCTCGCCGCCTCCACGGTGCAGCTCGCCTGGGCGACCGCCGACACGAGCCTGCCCCCCTTCACCGCCACGCGCGCCGCGCTCGCGCGCCTCGCCGATCTGGCCCTGCCCGGCCCCGACGGCGCCGCGGCGGCCACGCGCCCGGACGCCGCGCCGCTCGAGGGCGCGGAGCGCGCCGCCTTCGAGGCCGAGGTGCTCGCAGGAGAGCAGCCGGCCGTCGAGGCGACGGTGCGCTGGCTCGCGCGCGGCGCCGGGCCGCTCGCGCTGCTCGGCGCGATCGGCCACGCCGCCGCCGTCCGCCTCGCGCGCTTCGACTCGGCCTGGGAAGCGCGCCTCGACGCCGAGGTCGGGGTGCTCGACGTCACCCACGCCGTCACCTTCGCGGAGGCGGCGGCGGCGCTCGGGCGCGAGGCCCTCCCGCGCGAGGCCGCGCAGCTCGCGGTGCTCGCGGCCGGCTTCGTCGGCAAGCTCCGCAAAGCGGACGCCGCCGCGCCGCAGGCGTCCGCTACGACTGCTGCTACCCGCGCGCGAGGCGGCGGGCTGCTCCAGGCGGTGGAGGCGCGCGACGTCGGCGCGGCGCTCGCGATCGCGCGGGAGCTCGACGCCGCGGGTCGCCGGCGCGCGTTCGCCGAGCTCGCCCCCTTCGCCGCGTTCGACGCCGCGGTGAGGCCCATTTTCACGGCGCACGCCGTGAAGACGCTCGAGGCGCTGGAGCGGCTCGAGTCGTCCGATCCTCGGCCCGACGGCGCGTACCTCGCGGCGCTGCTCACCCACGTCGTCCCCGTCCGGCGGGAGCTCTCCGCGCGCCGGATCGCGGCTGTGGCCAAGAAGTTCATGTCCGATGGGCGGCCACCCGACGGGCTGTATTGA
- a CDS encoding RtcB family protein, whose product MGPAQIKGKNVDIKLWTRPDEVESIALEQLRNISALPWVFHHVAAMPDVHFGKGATVGSVIAMRDAVAPAAVGVDIGCGMGALRTNLTAADLPDDLRRIRSDIERAIPVGFAAHDAPPEGFERLPLWDEFASLSPKVQGLFARARCQLGTLGGGNHFIELCLDTDGDVWLMLHSGSRNIGKELAEIHIATAKKLAHNRDLPDRDLAVFLAGTPEMKAYRHDLFWAQRYARTNREAMFHLAEGVLRRHFPELAIQDAIYCHHNYVAEECHFGEEVLVTRKGAIRAGKGELGIIPGSMGTRSYIVRGLGNPEAFESASHGAGRRMSRGEAKRRFTVGDLAAQTAGVECRKDGGVLDEIPSAYKPIERVMEDQRDLVEIVAELRQVLCVKG is encoded by the coding sequence ATGGGACCCGCGCAGATCAAGGGCAAGAACGTGGACATCAAGCTGTGGACCCGGCCGGACGAGGTCGAGTCGATCGCGCTGGAGCAGCTGCGGAACATCAGCGCCCTGCCCTGGGTGTTCCACCACGTCGCCGCCATGCCCGACGTCCACTTCGGCAAGGGCGCGACCGTCGGCTCGGTCATCGCGATGCGGGACGCGGTCGCGCCGGCCGCCGTCGGCGTCGACATCGGCTGCGGGATGGGCGCGCTCCGCACGAACCTCACCGCGGCCGATCTGCCCGACGACCTCCGGCGGATCCGCAGCGACATCGAGCGGGCGATCCCCGTCGGGTTCGCCGCCCACGACGCCCCGCCGGAGGGGTTCGAGCGCCTCCCGCTCTGGGACGAGTTCGCGAGCCTGAGCCCGAAGGTCCAGGGGCTGTTCGCGCGGGCGCGCTGTCAGCTCGGCACGCTGGGGGGCGGCAACCACTTCATCGAGCTCTGCCTCGACACGGACGGCGACGTGTGGCTGATGCTCCACTCCGGCTCTCGCAACATCGGCAAGGAGCTCGCCGAGATCCACATCGCCACGGCGAAGAAGCTCGCCCACAACCGCGACCTGCCCGATCGCGATCTCGCGGTGTTCCTCGCCGGCACCCCGGAGATGAAGGCCTACCGGCACGACCTCTTCTGGGCGCAGCGGTACGCGCGGACGAACCGCGAGGCCATGTTCCACCTCGCCGAGGGCGTCCTCCGCCGGCACTTCCCCGAGCTCGCGATCCAGGACGCCATCTACTGCCATCACAATTACGTGGCAGAAGAGTGTCATTTCGGCGAAGAGGTGCTGGTGACGCGCAAAGGCGCGATCCGAGCAGGCAAGGGCGAGCTCGGCATCATCCCCGGCTCGATGGGCACGCGCTCGTACATCGTCCGCGGCCTCGGCAACCCCGAGGCGTTCGAGAGCGCCTCGCACGGCGCGGGGCGCAGGATGAGCCGCGGCGAGGCGAAGCGGCGCTTCACGGTCGGCGATCTGGCCGCGCAGACGGCCGGGGTCGAGTGCCGCAAGGATGGTGGCGTCCTCGACGAGATCCCCTCCGCCTACAAGCCGATCGAGCGCGTCATGGAAGACCAGCGCGATCTCGTGGAGATCGTCGCCGAGCTCCGGCAGGTCCTCTGCGTGAAGGGGTGA